A stretch of Acropora palmata chromosome 9, jaAcrPala1.3, whole genome shotgun sequence DNA encodes these proteins:
- the LOC141892762 gene encoding uncharacterized protein LOC141892762, giving the protein MISSRICALEFQGNSKTTILSCYSPTNVSPQSEVESFYNDLNRFIDTVPPHNFLIICGDLNARLGKDHFPFAVVDSTNRNGQSLLSFMTDNELFSCATKLQKKPTKKITFLPLRTEIDHILVRKKWESSVKDTGSFSNPDINSDHKMLSSKIQLCFRCTPTTAVKRPPKRQWSLLLEEKHQKLRAEFESTFHNRYAALATVQEDPETDTYSALAQAALETGESILPPTPRQNRRIPWNDADIQALREKKRLARNKSDKQKLSHQLSDLYAGKVTKYIDEQCKTVEAAHPAAEYRVAWKAVKEISGNRKPSPPRIIGGSPQERKERWQIHFRTLLNVHRPNQDPSQAEFNPTPASDLLPISTDPISPEEFDSAFQKLKYKAPGNDEIPAEFFKSGIASAQLLNIMNLAFETGTAPREWTKSVIIPIPKQGDLTDPAKFRGISLTSLAAKTYNRILIDRVKPHVDPLLRKNQNGFRQGRVSVD; this is encoded by the coding sequence ATGATATCTAGCCGAATCTGTGCGCTAGAATTCCAAGGCAACTCCAAAACTACCATTCTTTCGTGCTACAGTCCTACCAACGTGTCTCCCCAATCTGAGGTAGAATCCTTTTACAACGACCTTAATCGTTTCATAGACACTGTCCCTCCTCACAACTTCCTTATCATTTGCGGAGATTTAAACGCGCGACTTGGAAAAGATCACTTCCCTTTCGCAGTAGTGGACTCTACAAACAGGAATGGGCAGTCTCTCTTGAGCTTCATGACTGACAACGAACTCTTCTCTTGCGCAAccaaattgcaaaaaaagccTACTAAGAAGATCACCTTTTTGCCGTTGCGCACCGAAATTGATCATATCCTTGTAAGGAAGAAATGGGAAAGTAGTGTCAAGGACACTGGCTCCTTCTCAAATCCAGATATCAACTCGGACCACAAAATGCTCTCCTCTAAGATCCAACTCTGCTTCCGATGCACTCCAACAACCGCCGTTAAAAGACCTCCTAAACGGCAGTGGTCCTTGCTTCTGgaagaaaaacatcaaaaacttAGAGCTGAATTTGAAAGCACCTTCCACAACCGCTATGCAGCCCTTGCCACCGTTCAAGAGGACCCTGAGACAGACACATATAGCGCTCTTGCTCAGGCCGCTCTAGAAACAGGCGAATCTATTCTTCCACCCACACCACGTCAAAACCGCCGGATCCCGTGGAATGATGCAGACATCCAAGCGCTCAGGGAGAAAAAGCGGCTGGCCAGGAACAAATCTGACAAACAGAAGCTTAGTCATCAGCTATCAGATCTTTATGCTGGAAAAGTCACCAAATACATTGATGAGCAATGCAAAACTGTAGAAGCAGCCCATCCAGCAGCGGAGTACAGAGTTGCTTGGAAAGCTGTTAAGGAAATCTCCGGAAACAGGAAGCCCAGTCCACCTCGAATCATAGGAGGTAGCCCACAGGAAAGAAAAGAGCGGTGGCAAATCCATTTCCGAACATTGCTCAATGTTCACCGCCCTAACCAAGATCCATCTCAAGCTGAGTTCAACCCCACACCTGCGTCTGATCTTCTACCAATATCCACCGACCCAATCTCCCCCGAAGAATTCGATTCGGCATTCCAGAAGCTCAAGTACAAAGCACCTGGCAATGACGAAATCCCAGCAGAATTCTTCAAATCCGGAATCGCTTCTGCCCAACTACTTAACATCATGAACCTAGCGTTCGAAACCGGGACTGCACCGCGTGAATGGACCAAGAGCGTCATCATACCCATTCCGAAACAAGGAGACCTTACCGACCCTGCCAAATTTAGGGGCATAAGCCTGACCTCACTGGCTGCAAAGACGTACAACCGCATTCTCATCGATCGCGTCAAGCCCCATGTCGATCCACTTCTTAGGAAAAACCAGAACGGCTTTCGACAAGGACGTGTCTCCGTAGATTGA
- the LOC141892764 gene encoding uncharacterized protein LOC141892764 → MSGVWERLIRSVRNAMKAIFGHPHAFVTRKTLRTVFAEVVGILNSRPLCPSSDDPSDREPITPSHLLQQRQGMSLPLGAFQNEDLHSRKQWRRGQLLSNHFWTRWQREYLPMLQERKKWILKRRNLAVNDLVLVVTENAPRGHWLLGRVTRVFHGQDGSVRTAEVKTKNSILLRPISKLCLLEESK, encoded by the coding sequence ATGTCAGGAGTGTGGGAGCGACTCATTAGAAGTGTCCGCAATGCCATGAAGGCTATCTTTGGCCATCCTCACGCGTTTGTGACTAGGAAGACCCTCAGAACCGTGTTTGCTGAGGTAGTGGGAATACTCAACAGTCGGCCCCTATGCCCAAGTAGTGATGACCCAAGTGACCGAGAACCTATTACTCCTAGTCACCTCCTTCAGCAGCGTCAAGGGATGTCCTTGCCACTGGGAGCCTTTCAAAATGAGGATCTACACTCCCGCAAGCAGTGGCGAAGGGGCCAACTTCTCTCAAATCACTTCTGGACCAGATGGCAGCGCGAGTATCTGCCCATGCTGCAGGAACGTAAGAAGTGGATCCTGAAACGACGCAACCTGGCGGTCAACGACTTGGTCCTCGTTGTGACGGAGAATGCCCCACGTGGCCATTGGCTCCTAGGCCGAGTCACAAGAGTATTTCATGGCCAGGATGGCTCGGTTCGTACGGCCGAAGTCAAGACCAAGAACTCAATCCTGCTGCGCCCCATTTCAAAGTTGTGCCTTTTAGAAGAGTCAAAGTAA
- the LOC141892776 gene encoding uncharacterized protein LOC141892776, protein MHPLVIPSQHPIALLLIRHHHEILGHAGREHVLSVLRQKFWNLNARALTRRILRNCIACRKRNQRVMTQMMGDLPKARLTSHEPPFTYTGIDFFGPFYVKRGRGTEKVYGCIFVCFTSRAIHIEDVGSLETDAFIQALRRFICTRGAVKQIWSDNGTNFTGGEREIKLAIQDLDHRIILE, encoded by the coding sequence ATGCATCCGTTGGTGATTCCAAGTCAGCATCCTATCGCCTTGTTACTTATTCGTCACCATCATGAGATACTTGGACATGCAGGTCGAGAACACGTGCTGTCTGTGCTTCGACAGAAATTCTGGAACCTCAATGCTCGTGCTCTAACTCGTCGGATACTTCGCAATTGCATAGCCTGTCGCAAACGAAACCAGAGAGTCATGACCCAGATGATGGGAGACCTACCCAAGGCGAGGCTTACATCTCACGAGCCACCTTTCACATACACTGGGATAGACTTCTTTGGTCCCTTTTATGTCAAGAGAGGTCGGGGCACCGAGAAGGTCTATGGGTGCATCTTTGTGTGTTTTACATCTAGGGCCATCCACATTGAAGATGTAGGTTCCTTGGAGACAGATGCCTTTATCCAAGCCCTGAGACGCTTCATCTGTACCCGTGGTGCTGTTAAACAAATCTGGAGTGACAACGGCACTAATTTCACTGGAGGGGAAAGGGAGATCAAACTCGCCATCCAAGACCTGGACCACAGGATCATCCTTGAATGA
- the LOC141892777 gene encoding uncharacterized protein LOC141892777, protein MAVRISNTIRAELDVPIDNVIFWTDSLTVLQCRWWSGPEFLRDSQEHWPHRDVGEVAEDDKEAITLKVSQNALTVATGSSLDELMRRFSSWPQLVRSITWLIRFVHFVKSKRSVPPTVNHGKIGLAETRCFQGHSKDSPTALLPRGFGGLRVW, encoded by the exons ATGGCAGTACGAATTAGCAACACCATCCGGGCAGAGCTGGATGTTCCTATTGACAACGTGATTTTCTGGACCGACTCTCTGACTGTGCTCCA GTGCCGCTGGTGGTCAGGGCCAGAGTTCCTACGAGACTCACAGGAACACTGGCCTCACCGTGATGTGGGTGAGGTCGCAGAAGACGATAAGGAAGCAATCACCTTGAAAGTCAGTCAAAACGCTTTAACAGTCGCGACTGGTTCATCCCTGGACGAGTTGATGAGAAGGTTCTCCTCGTGGCCCCAACTTGTCCGAAGCATCACATGGCTCATAcgctttgttcattttgtgaAGTCCAAGCGCAGTGTACCACCCACAGTCAACCATGGCAAGATCGGCTTAGCAGAGACTCGCTGCTTCCAAGGCCATAGTAAAGACAGTCCAACGGCATTACTTCCAAGAGGATTTGGAGGCCTTAGAGTCTGGTAA
- the LOC141892778 gene encoding uncharacterized protein LOC141892778: MGADGLVVTTYAMLDSGSEITLVDPSLVSSLRLSGQPDRLVLSTVNSQEPQEGERVDLVVESLIDEQPQRLQLKGLWSGKELNIPLRHQGITRDNAKWPHLQDVPFPEVARQKVSLIIGTNVPEVFIPLEVRCGNPGDPIAIRSCLGFAVLGRTGDSSAQQCYDVHYIHTAADDISLNYQVERFWELESFGSTKPYTSMSVEEKCAEQIIHSTISKANNHYCMGLLWKNDQPSLPFNRAMAKIRLHHLKRRLERDKDLHEKYSSAISSYVTKGHARKLTKEEAERRTNKTWYLPHHPVISPNKPGKVCVVFDAAAKFHGTSLNDQLLQGPDYINNLAGVLMRFRQEEVVLVADIEQMFHQVRVPAEDCDALRFLWWSGDLNDEPAEYQMLVHIFGATSSPCCSNKALRQTADDNEDKYGSEAAETVRRNFYVDDLLKSVQTTDQATALAVKLTAMLKEGGFHLTKFLSNRREVLSALPTQERANPTLNLELDQLPINRTLGLHWEAERDVFCFETVSTSKPATKRGILSTISSLFDPLGFLSPFILPIKVLIQDLWKGRVEWDDEIQGHHLKVWRQWTGSLPRLEDIKIPRCYRNPDISNSCTVQLHVFSDASEYAYSAAAYLRLSDDHRDQAHC, translated from the coding sequence ATGGGTGCTGATGGATTAGTTGTAACCACTTATGCAATGCTAGATTCTGGTTCTGAAATTACCCTTGTTGATCCATCACTTGTTAGTTCCCTAAGACTTAGTGGCCAGCCAGACCGTTTGGTCCTCTCAACAGTGAACAGTCAAGAGCCTCAGGAGGGAGAAAGGGTTGATCTTGTAGTAGAATCCCTTATCGATGAACAACCTCAGCGGCTTCAACTGAAAGGATTGTGGTCTGGAAAAGAACTCAACATTCCATTACGCCACCAAGGTATAACCAGAGACAATGCAAAATGGCCACATCTTCAGGACGTTCCCTTCCCAGAGGTCGCACGACAGAAGGTATCGCTGATCATAGGAACCAACGTTCCCGAGGTGTTTATCCCCTTGGAAGTTCGGTGCGGAAACCCAGGCGACCCTATCGCAATCCGTTCGTGCCTTGGCTTCGCCGTTCTAGGTAGAACAGGGGACAGTTCAGCGCAACAATGCTATGATGTTCACTACATCCACACAGCAGCCGATGACATTTCACTGAACTACCAAGTAGAACGATTCTGGGAGCTGGAATCTTTTGGCTCCACCAAACCTTACACGTCAATGTCAGTCGAAGAAAAGTGTGCTGAACAGATCATCCACAGCACAATCTCTAAAGCAAACAACCATTACTGCATGGGCCTCCTGTGGAAAAACGATCAGCCTAGCCTTCCCTTCAACCGTGCAATGGCTAAGATACGTCTCCATCATCTGAAGCGACGCCTGGAGAGGGACAAGGACCTGCATGAGAAGTATTCTTCAGCCATCAGCAGTTATGTTACTAAAGGCCACGCCCGCAAGCTCACTAAGGAAGAGGCTGAAAGAAGAACTAACAAGACCTGGTACTTACCTCACCATCCAGTTATCAGTCCCAACAAACCAGGCAAAGTCTGTGTGGTATTTGATGCCGCCGCAAAATTTCACGGCACTTCACTAAACGATCAGCTCCTGCAAGGCCCTGACTACATCAACAATCTGGCTGGTGTTCTCATGCGGTTCCGGCAGGAAGAGGTAGTCCTGGTCGCAGACATAGAGCAGATGTTCCACCAGGTACGAGTTCCAGCGGAGGACTGCGATGCCCTTCGATTCCTCTGGTGGAGTGGTGACCTCAACGATGAACCAGCAGAATACCAAATGTTAGTTCACATATTCGGCGCGACTTCCTCTCCTTGCTGCTCAAATAAAGCTCTGCGACAAACGGCTGATGACAACGAAGACAAGTATGGTAGTGAAGCTGCAGAAACTGTCCGCCGTAATTTTTACGTCGATGACCTCCTAAAGTCCGTTCAGACCACTGACCAGGCGACTGCCTTGGCTGTTAAGCTGACCGCCATGTTAAAGGAAGGTGGTTTCCATCTGACAAAGTTCCTGAGCAACCGGAGAGAAGTCCTATCAGCTCTTCCTACCCAAGAAAGAGCCAATCCAACTCTTAACCTCGAGTTAGACCAATTGCCAATCAACCGCACTTTGGGACTACACTGGGAAGCAGAGAGAGACGTCTTCTGTTTTGAAACGGTGTCCACCAGCAAACCTGCCACCAAGCGCGGGATCCTGTCCACAATCAGTTCACTATTCGACCCCCTTGGTTTCTTGTCTCCCTTCATACTTCCAATCAAGGTGTTGATTCAAGACCTCTGGAAGGGGAGAGTTGAGTGGGATGATGAAATCCAAGGCCATCACTTGAAGGTCTGGCGACAGTGGACAGGCTCTCTCCCACGACTCGAAGATATCAAGATACCTCGCTGTTACAGGAACCCGGACATATCGAACAGTTGCACAGTCCAACTTCATGTCTTCAGTGATGCGAGCGAGTATGCCTACTCAGCCGCAGCATACTTAAGGTTGAGCGACGACCATCGTGACCAAGCTCATTGTTGA
- the LOC141892779 gene encoding uncharacterized protein LOC141892779, with product MWTQTWPIANIQQLDREGRKIIVENGGNHPKGSTAILYMTRKLGGRGLKSVENEYKNTKIKAAVKLYRNADPMMPVVRSFEELAVQNGRHSIIKDATKYAEELDLQLRLNFPNPVAVADGKEVEAKKVKQAIYKARQQETQSTVSEERWQGKLIKDRWDDEKVKLEECFAWLSSWKNAPTHTIAGVQELYQQLLPTKVYYNRKTKSQVTDEKCRLCGDSLENVQHILSGSSALAQTKYLQRHNNAFKILFFEVHRSLDLMTKVEPWFSQVTPKPLYENEHATAFWDVPLFADPTQVKANRIDATVIDKTSKQVRVIEMSCPWLENRE from the coding sequence ATGTGGACACAAACTTGGCCGATAGCAAACATCCAACAGCTTGACCGAGAGGGAAGAAAGATCATCGTGGAGAATGGAGGAAATCACCCTAAGGGATCGACAGCGATACTCTACATGACTAGGAAGCTCGGTGGAAGAGGTCTTAAGTCCGTGGAGAATGAATACAAGAACACTAAGATCAAAGCAGCAGTAAAGCTTTACCGTAACGCTGACCCTATGATGCCAGTCGTAAGATCGTTTGAAGAGCTAGCCGTACAAAATGGACGCCACTCCATCATTAAAGATGCTACGAAGTACGCAGAGGAGCTGGATCTACAGTTGCGGTTAAACTTCCCTAACCCAGTTGCTGTCGCCGATGGCAAAGAAGTCGAAGCTAAGAAGGTAAAGCAGGCAATTTACAAAGCCCGCCAGCAGGAGACACAATCAACAGTGTCTGAGGAGAGATGGCAAGGAAAGCTTATCAAGGACAGATGGGACGACGAGAAAGTTAAACTGGAGGAATGCTTTGCGTGGCTTTCTTCATGGAAGAATGCCCCAACGCATACCATCGCTGGAGTACAAGAGCTTTACCAACAGCTGTTACCTACCAAGGTTTACtacaacagaaaaacaaaatcacaagTCACTGATGAAAAATGCCGCCTATGCGGGGACTCCCTGGAGAATGTACAGCACATTCTATCTGGCAGTAGTGCACTGGCACAGACTAAGTACCTACAGAGGCATAACAATGCTTTCAAGATCTTATTCTTCGAAGTCCATAGATCTTTAGACCTCATGACTAAAGTTGAACCGTGGTTCTCACAAGTCACACCCAAGCCGCTGTATGAGAATGAGCATGCGACCGCCTTCTGGGACGTCCCATTATTCGCTGACCCAACTCAAGTAAAAGCTAATAGAATCGACGCCACGGTCATTGACAAGACCAGTAAGCAAGTCAGAGTGATTGAAATGAGCTGTCCATGGCTGGAAAATAGAGAGTAA
- the LOC141892780 gene encoding uncharacterized protein LOC141892780, producing MEKLANSWNTRIVAQTTQGKEISPTIRFKKGLPQGDALCAMLFILCLNPTAWKVRATEGYSLSKPISTKITHLLYIDDMKLFAASENKLKGVMTVAKNGMESTGLKWNEKKCAVIHVKRAQVEQGSGDMKIADLKPIKCLDQHNTYKFLGVFENNKQEDKQVLEAAAKTYLPRLSIIWSSPL from the coding sequence ATGGAGAAGCTTGCCAACAGCTGGAACACTAGAATTGTTGCCCAAACGACCCAAGGCAAAGAGATCTCTCCTACAATACGTTTTAAGAAAGGATTGCCGCAAGGTGATGCGCTGTGTGCTATGCTGTTCATATTGTGCTTGAATCCAACCGCATGGAAGGTACGGGCGACTGAGGGATACAGTCTATCTAAGCCTATATCAACTAAGATCACTCATCTACTATACATTGACGACATGAAGCTGTTTGCTGCTTCTGAGAACAAGCTGAAAGGAGTCATGACAGTCGCAAAGAATGGAATGGAAAGCACCGGTTTGAAGTGGAATGAGAAGAAGTGTGCAGTGATACACGTGAAGAGGGCACAAGTCGAGCAAGGAAGTGGAGATATGAAGATAGCTGATCTTAAACCTATCAAGTGCCTGGACCAACATAACACCTACAAGTTCCTAGGCGTCTTCGAAAACAACAAGCAAGAGGATAAGCAAGTATTGGAAGCCGCAGCAAAGACGTACTTACCGAGGCTATCAATCATCTGGTCCAGCCCATTGTGA